The Nocardia arthritidis genome has a window encoding:
- a CDS encoding JAB domain-containing protein, producing MSIPIANLPSAARPRERLLALGPHALSDGELLALLLRQGRRGTSALDMATELLAEHGGLTGLSGARPEELSRRTGVGAAKAAAIVAAFHLGSRARGRTDTAPRLTGTAEVAAVALPMFAGVRVERLLVLVCDAQNRLRHKMFVAEGALDQVIVPVREVLNTVLRHDGRAFAIVHNHPSGDPNPSMDDRRTTARLIAAADTVGLRFLDHVVIAGERWSTVPPLVQVE from the coding sequence ATGTCGATACCGATTGCCAATCTGCCCTCCGCCGCGCGCCCGCGCGAGCGGCTGCTCGCCCTCGGCCCACACGCGCTCAGCGACGGCGAACTGCTCGCGCTGCTGCTGCGCCAGGGCCGCCGCGGTACGAGCGCGCTGGACATGGCCACCGAACTGCTCGCCGAACACGGCGGACTCACCGGGCTTTCCGGCGCCCGCCCCGAGGAACTGTCCCGGCGCACCGGCGTCGGCGCGGCGAAGGCCGCCGCGATCGTCGCGGCATTCCACCTCGGTTCGCGGGCCCGCGGCCGCACCGATACCGCGCCGCGGCTGACCGGCACCGCCGAGGTCGCCGCGGTGGCGCTGCCGATGTTCGCGGGCGTCCGCGTCGAGCGGCTGCTGGTGCTGGTATGCGATGCGCAGAATCGCCTGCGGCACAAGATGTTCGTGGCGGAGGGCGCGCTCGACCAGGTCATCGTCCCGGTGCGCGAGGTGCTGAATACGGTGCTGCGGCACGACGGCCGCGCCTTCGCCATCGTGCACAACCACCCGTCCGGCGATCCGAATCCGAGCATGGACGACCGCCGCACCACCGCCCGGCTCATCGCCGCCGCCGATACGGTCGGCCTGCGCTTCCTCGACCATGTGGTGATCGCGGGCGAGCGCTGGTCGACCGTGCCGCCGCTGGTCCAGGTCGAATGA
- a CDS encoding adenosine deaminase → MTALSAFIAELPKAELHVHHVGSVSPRIVAELASRHRDSPVPKNAEALADYFRFTDFAHFIQVYLSVVDLIRTPEDVRLLTYEIARDMAGQHIRYAELTVTPYSSVIRGIDPRGFLDAIEDARITAEADFGIRLRWCFDIPGEQGLAAAEETVRLATADRLRPDGLVSFGLGGPETGVPRPQFKPVFDRAIAAGLHSVPHAGETTGPATIWDALTELRAERIGHGTSAVRDARLLRHLADLRIPLEVCPTSNVATRAVPSLADHPIARMIEAGVLVTINSDDPPMFGTDLNTEYAVAADLLNLDERGLANLARNAVTASFLDDAAKTALIGEIDGYTESWLAAR, encoded by the coding sequence TTGACCGCCCTGTCCGCGTTCATCGCCGAACTGCCCAAAGCCGAACTGCACGTCCATCACGTCGGCTCCGTCTCACCCCGCATCGTCGCGGAATTGGCGTCCCGCCACCGGGATTCACCGGTTCCGAAAAACGCTGAGGCACTTGCCGATTACTTCAGATTCACCGACTTCGCGCATTTCATCCAGGTCTACCTGTCGGTGGTGGATCTGATCCGCACACCGGAGGACGTCCGGCTGCTGACCTACGAGATCGCCCGCGATATGGCCGGGCAGCACATCCGGTACGCCGAACTCACCGTCACGCCATACAGTTCGGTGATCCGCGGCATCGATCCGCGCGGTTTCCTCGACGCGATCGAGGACGCCAGAATTACGGCCGAGGCCGATTTCGGCATCCGGCTGCGCTGGTGCTTCGACATACCCGGGGAGCAGGGGCTGGCGGCCGCGGAGGAGACCGTCCGGCTCGCCACCGCCGACCGCCTGCGCCCCGACGGACTGGTCTCGTTCGGCCTCGGCGGTCCGGAAACCGGTGTGCCACGACCGCAATTCAAACCGGTTTTCGACCGCGCGATCGCCGCCGGGTTGCACAGCGTGCCGCACGCGGGCGAGACGACCGGCCCCGCCACGATCTGGGACGCGCTCACCGAGCTGCGCGCCGAACGGATCGGCCATGGCACCAGCGCCGTGCGGGATGCGCGGCTGCTGCGGCACCTGGCCGACCTGCGCATCCCGCTCGAGGTGTGCCCGACCTCGAATGTCGCGACCCGCGCCGTGCCCTCGCTCGCCGATCATCCGATCGCGCGGATGATCGAGGCCGGCGTGCTGGTCACGATCAACTCCGACGATCCGCCGATGTTCGGCACCGACCTCAATACCGAGTACGCGGTGGCGGCCGACCTGCTGAACCTCGACGAGCGCGGCCTGGCGAACCTCGCGAGAAATGCCGTAACCGCCTCATTTCTCGACGACGCCGCGAAGACCGCACTGATCGGCGAGATCGACGGCTATACCGAATCCTGGCTCGCCGCCCGGTGA
- a CDS encoding MFS transporter yields MTSTEPAAGWRDLVTDGRIGAAIVLAGGTALYAISSYVTASLLPTAIQDIGGARYLAWATTVFVVASILSSTLVSKMLAVRGPIGSYLTGFGLFSVGTVICAASPVMAVMLVGRTVQGFGGGLLMGLGYSVIHIAYPQRLRARAAALVSAMWGVGTFVGPALGGVFAQLGVWRLAFVALAVLCVAIGAVVPFALRGSEPSGHAHRIPVASLALLTTAAALLSIGSVLHGGWTALAIAGALAVIAGFLAHERRAAVSVLPRLTFVRESPLRWIYLTMIGVAIGISLENFIPLFAQELGRMVPLVAGFVGAAASLAWTVAQIFSVNATGHRATERLRIVGPVVLSTGLFLTAICQIRDGGIAMIVVWIVCMMVAGAGIGLAWPHLATAVMGASPDPAEGQQAAAAIGTVQLIANTFGAAISGVLVNLGDPSPLRSARFLEIGLAVIAALGVLSALAARRPANQAVPAAALAETIA; encoded by the coding sequence ATGACTTCTACGGAACCCGCGGCCGGGTGGCGTGACCTGGTCACGGATGGGCGTATCGGTGCTGCCATCGTGCTGGCCGGTGGCACCGCACTGTACGCGATCAGCAGCTACGTGACCGCGAGCCTACTGCCCACCGCCATTCAGGATATCGGCGGTGCGCGTTACCTCGCCTGGGCCACAACGGTTTTCGTAGTGGCATCGATCTTGTCGTCCACCTTGGTCAGCAAAATGCTCGCGGTGCGCGGGCCGATCGGCTCGTATCTCACCGGCTTCGGCCTGTTCTCGGTCGGCACCGTGATCTGCGCGGCGAGTCCGGTGATGGCGGTCATGCTGGTCGGGCGCACCGTGCAGGGATTCGGTGGCGGTCTGCTGATGGGGCTGGGCTATTCGGTGATCCACATCGCGTATCCGCAGCGGTTGCGGGCGAGGGCGGCGGCGTTGGTGTCGGCGATGTGGGGCGTCGGCACCTTCGTCGGTCCGGCGCTCGGCGGCGTCTTCGCCCAATTGGGCGTGTGGCGTTTGGCTTTCGTGGCGCTGGCGGTGCTGTGTGTCGCGATCGGGGCCGTCGTCCCGTTCGCGTTGCGCGGCAGCGAACCCAGCGGACACGCGCACCGGATTCCGGTCGCCTCGCTGGCGCTGTTGACCACCGCCGCGGCCCTGCTCAGCATCGGCAGCGTGTTGCACGGCGGATGGACGGCGCTCGCCATCGCGGGCGCGCTGGCCGTGATCGCCGGCTTCCTCGCACACGAGCGCCGGGCGGCGGTCTCGGTGCTGCCGCGACTGACCTTCGTTCGCGAATCGCCGCTGCGCTGGATCTATCTGACGATGATCGGCGTCGCGATCGGGATAAGCCTGGAGAACTTCATTCCGCTGTTCGCACAGGAACTCGGCAGGATGGTGCCGCTGGTCGCGGGCTTCGTCGGTGCCGCGGCCTCGCTGGCCTGGACGGTGGCGCAGATCTTCAGCGTCAACGCGACCGGGCACCGCGCCACCGAGCGCTTGCGGATCGTCGGCCCCGTCGTGCTGTCCACCGGGCTCTTCCTCACCGCGATCTGCCAGATCCGCGACGGCGGCATCGCGATGATCGTCGTCTGGATCGTCTGCATGATGGTCGCGGGCGCCGGAATCGGTTTGGCCTGGCCGCATTTGGCCACCGCGGTAATGGGCGCGAGCCCGGATCCGGCCGAGGGGCAGCAGGCCGCCGCGGCGATCGGCACTGTCCAACTCATCGCCAACACCTTCGGCGCCGCGATCTCCGGCGTGCTGGTGAACCTCGGCGATCCGTCCCCGCTGCGTTCGGCTCGCTTCCTGGAAATCGGGCTGGCGGTCATCGCCGCACTCGGCGTCCTGAGCGCGCTGGCCGCTCGGCGGCCCGCGAACCAGGCCGTGCCCGCCGCCGCACTGGCCGAGACCATCGCCTGA